A window of Lytechinus pictus isolate F3 Inbred chromosome 7, Lp3.0, whole genome shotgun sequence contains these coding sequences:
- the LOC129265139 gene encoding histone H3.3A: MARTKQTARKSTGGKAPRKQLATKAARKSAPSTGGVKKPHRYRPGTVALREIRRYQKSTELLIRKLPFQRLVREIAQDFKTELRFQSAAIGALQEASEAYLVGLFEDTNLCAIHAKRVTIMPKDIQLARRIRGERA; this comes from the exons ATGGCTCGTACCAAGCAAACAGCTCGAAAGTCTACAGGAGGAAAAGCCCCTCGTAAGCAGCTTGCTACAAAGGCAGCCCGTAAGAGTGCACCTTCTACTGGTGGAGTCAAGAAACCTCATCGTTACAGGCCAG GTACCGTTGCCCTTCGAGAGATCCGtcgctaccagaagagcactGAACTGCTCATCCGCAAGTTACCATTCCAGCGTCTGGTCCGTGAAATTGCTCAGGATTTCAAGACGGAGTTGAGATTTCAGAGTGCTGCTATTGGTGCTCTCCAG GAGGCAAGTGAAGCTTACCTGGTCGGTCTCTTTGAggacaccaacctgtgcgccatccatgccaagCGTGTTACTATCATGCCTAAGGATATTCAGTTGGCTCGTCGCATCCGTGGAGAGCGTGCTTAG